CTGTTATTTGATTAAGTCTTTTTAACCTATATCCAAAATTCATACTAATATTTCTATTTGTAATTTCTTTTATCTTCTTTTTAAATCTTCTATAACTTTTCTCATGAACTCTGAATTTTACTCCGTCTTTAGTATAGTAGAATGTATACCCTAAGAACTTTCTCTTTATTGGCGAAGCCACTGCGCTTTTATTTGTGTTGACTTTTAATTTAAGCCTTTGTTTCAAATACTTTGTTATACTATCAAGAACACGCAACCCACTTCTTTTACTTTTGACATATATATTACAATCATCAGCATATCTACAGAATTTATGTCCTCTTTTCTCAAGTTCTTTATCTAGACTATCAAGCATTATATTACTGAGTA
This region of Abyssisolibacter fermentans genomic DNA includes:
- a CDS encoding group II intron maturase-specific domain-containing protein; amino-acid sequence: LSNIMLDSLDKELEKRGHKFCRYADDCNIYVKSKRSGLRVLDSITKYLKQRLKLKVNTNKSAVASPIKRKFLGYTFYYTKDGVKFRVHEKSYRRFKKKIKEITNRNISMNFGYRLKRLNQITVGWINYYKLANMKKKLKEIEKWTRRRLRACIWKTWKKVKTRYKCLRRLGVPKGKAWEHANTRKGYWRIAGSPILSKTITNQKLINHGFKSLSLQYEKVRLS